In the Rhinopithecus roxellana isolate Shanxi Qingling chromosome 16, ASM756505v1, whole genome shotgun sequence genome, aggCCAGCGGGAGGGAAGGGATAAGGTGTGAGGtcgtggaggaggaggaggccactCGCATTTTCTGTGAACACCTGTTACTCCCGGAGCCAGGAAAGGCTATGAGAAGTGAAAGAATACCACAAACAAAGTCTTCTGATGGGGCCTTTAAGCTCAGCCAGTGTGAGGTCACCCTCACCGAGACACTCAGTGGCAGCTCCAGTCACCGCACAGCACTCTGCTGTGATAGGGACAGGGTGGGGGCAGCCAGAGCCTGCCCAGCCAACAGCGCCCCAGGAGACTTGGTGCCTGTGCTTCCCACACCAACCGCACCCCTGCTCTGCCACCCCTGTGGCCGGTGCCAGGGACTGAGTGGACCTGCAGAGCCATGTCTGTCCCTCTGTCTGTCGACTACGGCAGGTgcccagcaattcaggaggccTAGTGGGTGAGGGAGGCTGGGGAAAGGccgggagggtgggaggaagagtcGGCCACAGAGAATACGGGGCCTGCAGGCGGCTGGGGTGCCCCAGAACAGATGCATTTGCCTCAGGCCTTTGCCCTGTTACTCTAGTTCTGAGAACCTGCTCTAAATAAAGGAGGTAATTCTGAACTGGGAGACAGGCCCTTTGTGCTCCAGGATATTCACTGCAGTGTTACTTACAGAGCCtaaggaggaaaggggagggcagagggcaggcagcagggagaggaaggaggtgggggagagggcgggggcaggggagagggaaagGCAGGCCccactttttatatatatacatttttagagcagctttaggttcacagcaaaattagaGGAAGGTTACAGAGACTTCCCGTATGTCCTCGCCCCACCCCAgtctcccccattatcaacatcccccaccagggggtACAGCTGTTCCGCTTGATGAACCCACACTGACATGTCATTATCACCCGAGTCCacatattttggtttttttttctttttgagacagggcctcactctgtcaccaggcagtgcagtggcacaatcacagctcactgcagtcttgaactcctgggctcaagggatcctcctgctttagactgtcaagtagctgggattacaggcgtgtaccatcacacccggccaatttttgtatttttagtagagacggggtttctccatgttgtccaggctggtctcgaactcccgagctcaagtgatctgcctgcctcagcctcccaaagtgctgggattacagtcatgagccaccgtgcctagtctcatacttttttt is a window encoding:
- the LOC104669789 gene encoding LOW QUALITY PROTEIN: uncharacterized protein LOC104669789 (The sequence of the model RefSeq protein was modified relative to this genomic sequence to represent the inferred CDS: inserted 2 bases in 2 codons; deleted 1 base in 1 codon; substituted 1 base at 1 genomic stop codon), translated to MNSGTERAAYCGPPTHVIDLICTSFSWGLWCGQSKLGKGPSQGPQAHPGSDRRGGKEASGREGIRCEVVEEEEATRIFCEHLLLPEPGKAMRSERIPQTKSSDGAFKLSQCEVTLTETLSGSSSHRTALCCDRDRVGAARACPANSAPGDXGACASHTNRTPALPPLWPVPGTEWTCRAMSVPLSVDYGRCQQFRRPSGXGRLGKGREGGRKXSATENTGPAGGWGAPEQMHLPQAFALLL